The Vicinamibacteria bacterium genome includes the window CTCCTATTTCTTACGAATTGCCCATCCCCTTTCTCGGGACGAGCTCAATTCCCCCTTCCGAGGACCTCGAAGCGTCGCGACAGCCGATTGCCCGCCGCATCGACGACGGTGACCTGGTGCCAGCCGGGCTCCATGTCGAGCGCTTGCTGATGAAACGTGCGGGTCGTGCCGAGATAGCCGTCGTCGAGGTGCCAGTGGAGGGTGGCGTCGGGGTCGCGGTGCACGGCCTCGAAGACCGTCCGTCCCTTGTTGCCCGAGAGCTCGAGCGGGATATAGAGCCGTGTTCCCGCGTGGGGGTAGAGGAAATCGATGGGACCTCCGCCGTCACTCGCCACCATCGCCGTCCGGCAGTCGTTTCGATAGGGCGGCAGAGGCCGATAGTCCGCGTGATACCTTCGGAAATAGAACTCCTGATTCGGCGGGAGCACGAACCACGAACGATGCATCATGGCGCTCGGGGATTCGCACGCGCTGTCGACGCGGAAGCGGCCGCTGGGGTCGAGATGGATCCGTCGATGGTAAGGGCTCTGCCGCTCGAAATGAGCCTCGGCGGGGGCCCATTGGCGCTCGGTCTCGCAGCCTCCCGAAGCGAGAAAACCGTCGCTCTTGCAGACGTCGAGCTCTTTCATGAACCGGTAAGGCGGCATGAACCAGGAGTCGTTGTCGAGCCGGCCGAACACGTCGAAGAGTACGGGTGCGGCGGCGGTCGCGCCGGTGAGACCGGGGCGGCCTTCACCGTTGGCGTTACCGACCCACACGCCCACGGTGTAACGATTCGTGGTTCCGACGGCCCAACCATCGCGGAGCCCGAAGCTCGTTCCCGTCTTCCAGGCGATGGGTCGCGCGCTCGTGAAGCTTCTCCAGTGGCCCTCGTCTCCGGGGCGAGCCACTTCGACGAGTGCTTTGAGCGTCAACCACGCGGCGCCGGGTCCGATCTCCGCCACTTTGCCCGTGGCATCCTCCTCACCTTGCAGTAGGCGCAACCTCCGTTGCTGCGGTCGTGCTCGCTGCTGGCGTGCGATGTGGGCGAGGTTCGCGTACATCGAGGTGATGTCCCAGAGCGTGCCTTCCGCGCCTCCGAGGATGAGCGTCAGGCCGTAGCCCTCGGGCTCGCGCCACAGCGTCGTCATGCCGAAACCCTCGAGAGAATCGTAGAAGCGGTTCACGCCGTGATGTTTCAACATGTGCACCGCAGGGACGTTCAGGGATTGGGCGAGTGCGACCTCGGCGGGCACGGCGCCGCGATACGCGCGGTCGAAGTTCTCGGGCATGTAGCCCGCGTATTGCACGGGAACGTCGGGAACGAGAGTCGTCGAGAGGATCTCGCCCGCCTGGATCATCGATGCGAAGAGAAACGGCTTGAGGATGCTGCCGGTGCTGCGGGGCCTTTGAATCACGTCCACGGCATAACCGCGATCCTCTTCGACCGACCATTCGGTGTTCCCCACGTAGGCGAGGACCTCGAAGCTCTGGTTGTCGACCACGAGAACGGCGACGTTGTCGATTCCCTGCGAGCCCAAACGTTCTCCCAGCCTTGAGACGATCCGCTGCACGGCGTCCTGGAGAGACGCGGACAGGGTGCTCTCGAAGCGGTGCCGGCGCGTTTCGCTCGAAAGTGTGGCGAGAAGATGAGGCGCCTTTCGTGGGAGAGGGTGCGGATGTAAGGGTAGGGGTTCCCGGAGAGCAAGCGCGAGCTCCAGCGCGTCGATCCGGCCCGCCGCGTTCAGCCGGGTGAGAAGCGCGTTTCTCTTCCTCTCGAGCGTCTCTCGGTTTTTTCCCGGATGGACGAGCGTAGGGGCGTTCGGGAGAACCGCGAGTGTTGCGGCCTCGGCCCAGGAAAGCGAGCCCGGGGGCCGTCCGAAATAGCGCCAGGCCGCCGCCTCGAGCCCGACGACGTTGCCACCGAAGGGAGCGTGGCTCGCCCAGAGGGCAAGGATGTCGTCCTTGTCGTAGCGCAGCTCGAGACGAAGAGCGAGGATCGCCTCGACCAGCTTCTCCAGATACGTTCGGTCCCGATTGCTCCGTGCCAGTCGAATGACCTGCATCGTGAGCGTGCTGCCGCCGCTCACGACGCGGCCGCGGGATAGGTTCAGGTGCATGGCGCGGGCGATGGCGAGGGGGTCGACGCCCGGATGAGAGAAGAAACGCTTGTCCTCGTACGTCGTGATGGCCCAGCGGAGCTTCTCGGGCACGGAAGGGATCGGAGGAAAGCGCCACTGGTCATCGTCCGCGATTCTCGCTCCGAGCAAGAGACCGTCCCGGTCGAGGAGAACCACGGAGGTCGGCTCTTCGAAGAGAGGCTCGGGAAGGCATCGCCAGAACCCCGCGGCCGAGAGGGCGGCGAGCCCGGCCAAGGCAAACCGCAGGCGACGTTTCATCGCTCCGCCACGAGAACCCACTGACCCTTGGTGCGGGCGTTCTTGGAAGCGTCGTACATCGCCTCGACGAGCACGCCGGGCAGGTAGAAGCGACCGAGATAAGCTGCCGTCAGCCTCGTGGTGAATGTCTTCGACTCGCCGGCGTTGAGCCCGAAGTAGCGATAGACGCGGTCGTCACGGATGTCCTCGTAATCGAGCGAGGATTCGGCCCGGGCCTCGGGATCGACGAGTCGCGTGTTGTGGATCTCCCAGCCCGAAGGCATGACCTCGGAGAGCGCGATATTTTCGATCTTCGCTCCCGTGCCGTTTCGGACGCTCAGATGCGCCACGAAGTCCTCTCCCTGACCGAGTCGGCCGACGTCGACCGGGTCGCCGCTGGCATTCGTATATCGAACGTCGACGCTGAGCCCGGACGAGATGGCGTCTTCTTCGCCGGCACGGGGAGTTCCGGTGACGAAGAGGCTGGCGAAAAGTCTCCGACTCGAAGTGTTCTCGATGACGACGGGGCCTCCGCTTTCGGCAATGGCGTCGAGATCGGTGGTGTAAATCGGCGACGACATCGTCACCGCATGCGGCCCCGAAGTGCCTTCGGTGTACTCGAATGTGGGCAGGGTCGAGTCGACGCTTCCCGCGAACTTCGCCATCGCCAGGAGTCCGAACGACAAAGCGTGCGTGCTGTGCCAGCGGCCGGAGGACAGGTCGGCGGAGACGAGATCGACGAAATCCTTCGACTCCGCGTCTCGCTTCAAGGCGATCATCGCGCCCAGGATCATGGCCCGGTCGCGCAAGCCGGAGGCGAACGTTCCATTCGGCTGGACGTCTTCGGGAACGAAACCACGGTCGCCTCGTACGATGTCGTTGGCGGCGTCCATCAAGCCAGAGAGCGCGTAGGCGGAAGCGAGCTGCCAGCGAGCCACCGACGACAATCCGGTACGCTCGCGCAGCCGGTTCATCGCACCCAGTTCGGGCTGCCCCGCGAGCGCCAGCGTGTAGAGGCGATAGGCCTGATCGAGAG containing:
- the pbpC gene encoding penicillin-binding protein 1C, encoding MKRRLRFALAGLAALSAAGFWRCLPEPLFEEPTSVVLLDRDGLLLGARIADDDQWRFPPIPSVPEKLRWAITTYEDKRFFSHPGVDPLAIARAMHLNLSRGRVVSGGSTLTMQVIRLARSNRDRTYLEKLVEAILALRLELRYDKDDILALWASHAPFGGNVVGLEAAAWRYFGRPPGSLSWAEAATLAVLPNAPTLVHPGKNRETLERKRNALLTRLNAAGRIDALELALALREPLPLHPHPLPRKAPHLLATLSSETRRHRFESTLSASLQDAVQRIVSRLGERLGSQGIDNVAVLVVDNQSFEVLAYVGNTEWSVEEDRGYAVDVIQRPRSTGSILKPFLFASMIQAGEILSTTLVPDVPVQYAGYMPENFDRAYRGAVPAEVALAQSLNVPAVHMLKHHGVNRFYDSLEGFGMTTLWREPEGYGLTLILGGAEGTLWDITSMYANLAHIARQQRARPQQRRLRLLQGEEDATGKVAEIGPGAAWLTLKALVEVARPGDEGHWRSFTSARPIAWKTGTSFGLRDGWAVGTTNRYTVGVWVGNANGEGRPGLTGATAAAPVLFDVFGRLDNDSWFMPPYRFMKELDVCKSDGFLASGGCETERQWAPAEAHFERQSPYHRRIHLDPSGRFRVDSACESPSAMMHRSWFVLPPNQEFYFRRYHADYRPLPPYRNDCRTAMVASDGGGPIDFLYPHAGTRLYIPLELSGNKGRTVFEAVHRDPDATLHWHLDDGYLGTTRTFHQQALDMEPGWHQVTVVDAAGNRLSRRFEVLGRGN